The following nucleotide sequence is from Penaeus monodon isolate SGIC_2016 chromosome 29, NSTDA_Pmon_1, whole genome shotgun sequence.
NNNNNNNNNNNNNNNNNNNNNNNNNNNNNNNNNNNNNNNNNNNNNNNNNNNNNNNNNNNNNNNNNNNNNNNNNNNNNNNNNNNNNNNNNNNNNNNNNNNNNNNNNNNNNNNNNNNNNNNNNNNNNNNNNNNNNNNNNNNNNNNNNNNNNNNNNNNNNNNNNNNNNNNNNNNNNNNNNNNNNNNNNNNNNNNNNNNNNNNNNNNNNNNNNNNNNNNNNNNNNNNNNNNNNNNNNNNNNNNNNNNNNNNNNNNNNNNNNNNNNNNNNNNNNNNNNNNNNNNNNNNNNNNNNNNNNNNNNNNNNNNNNNNNNNNNNNNNNNNNNNNNNNNNNNNNNNNNNNNNNNNNNNNNNNNNNNNNNNNNNNNNNNNNNNNNNNNNNNNNNNNNNNNNNNNNNNNNNNNNNNNNNNNNNNNNNNNNNNNNNNNNNNNNNNNNNNNNNNNNNNNNNNNNNNNNNNNNNNNNNNNNNNNNNNNNNNNNNNNNNNNNNNNNNNNNNNNNNNNNNNNNNNNNNNNNNNNNNNNNNNNNNNNNNNNNNNNNNNNNNNNNNNNNNNNNNNNNNNNNNNNNNNNNNNNNNNNNNNNNNNNNNNNNNNNNNNNNNNNNNNNNNNNNNNNNNNNNNNNNNNNNNNNNNNNNNNNNNNNNNNNNNNNNNNNNNNNNNNNNNNNNNNNNNNNNNNNNNNNNNNNNNNNNNNNNNNNNNNNNNNNNNNNNNNNNNNNNNNNNNNNNNNNNNNNNNNNNNNNNNNNNNNNNNNNNNNNNNNNNNNNNNNNNATTNNNNNNNNNNNNNNNNNNNNNNNNNNNNNNNNNNNNNNNNNNNNNNNNNNNNNNNNNNNNNNNNNNNNNNNNNNNNNNNNNNNNNNNNNNNNNNNNNNNNNNNNNNNNNNNNNNNNNNNNNNNNNNNNNNNNNNgcgcacacacacaagcaagaatATACAGAAAGGTTTTACAAACGCATCAGTATTCCTAAAGTGTTCATGCCGAGCTATACATCTCGAATTCTTCCTCTGAATcgtatgtaaataaatgatattaaattgTGTTAATAAAAAATGTGGATGGTTTTGCGCGCatcaaaaaatatgatattttctGTACCGTGAAACTTCTATTAGAAAGATAAAAGGGTCATTTGTTTCGTTAACACACAAGGGAAAACGGTTAAGAAAACTTTGTCTCTTTTGTAAGTTATATGTATTCTGAATTCTCTCATGTAAATACTTTTATGGTCGGATAAAGGAGGATAAAAACAAactttattagtcattattatttacttttattaatgttCGTCGCCATAGAGAGTCATTCCACAAAGCTTCACTTCAAGGAAGCTTCTCCCACAAATCTTCTTTACCAGTATCCCTTCTTGTAGTAGCCCCTAGANNNNNNNNNNNNNNNNNNNNNNNNNNNNNNNNNNNNNNNNNNNNNNNNNTACCTGGGCCTGAACTTCCAGAAGAAGAAGGGCTCAGGGTCGGCCACGGGGGAGGGGTTGGCCAGAGGGTCTGCCGCGGCTTCAGGAGTGGCCCGGCTGGGAGACACCAGGAGGCACACCATCGCCACCAGGGCCACGGCTAGAGAGaactgggggaggaggacgaaggacgTTCGGTAATGAAAGAGATTCGGAAGAACTTTCGTTGGTGGAGAAATGATCGTTATCGGGaccaatatgaataaaaaaggaggTATGGCTGAGTTACAGGCAGTGTAGATAGTGTAGATATAAGCAGTACAAATGATGATAGCGTCATCAAGGACCTAGGTAAATCAGGAGGAAGTAATTGATGCAGATATGGGACTCAGTAGTGTCGATGATGCCCGTGCTATCAGGACCAAAATGAGTCGAGAGGAAGTGATTGATATGGCGCTGGTGTTATCAGGACCAATTTGAATCAACGAGTGAATGATATAGAGACGGAGTTATAGGCCGTATAGGTGATTTTAGTTATCGAGACCAAGATAAATCAAGAGGAAGTGATTGATATACAGATTGCGTTATCGGCAATATACAGTAAATGATGCTGGTGTTATCAAGGCCAATAGTgactaatatattataagtagtgTAGTTGACGTTCGTGTTATTAGGACCAGATGgaactaagaaaagaaaacaaagatttgCTGATAGTGTTAAAAATATCAGTTGACGTTTATTACTGGCGAATTGTAGAGGCGACAAGGCAGGTATATATTGTTTATCCTTAAATCTTTTATGATTAGGTATGATAAGCCTAAATCAAGGTAGGTactgtaaatttttttaaggggaagttTTATATGTAGTGTGAGTGttgttattataaaagtaattttaccGTACAAGATAAATATCAAAAGTATAATGATACATGAATTGTATTGCTGGTAGGTAAAGAAATCAGATGAATGTGATATAATAtttagtttttctattttttcttgattaaattgtgtaaaaaaaatattgcttccATTCTGTATGGGAGTGAGGGTTAACGAAGTTAGAATAACAGTGATGGGAGATTAATAAATAGGTATGCAAATAAACACATTNNNNNNNNNNNNNNNNNNNNNNNNNNNNNNNNNNNNNNNNNNTAATTTACTCTATTTTGCAAACTATcaaagcaaaattatatatatgtatNNNNNNNNNNNNNNNNNNNNNNNNNNNNNNNNNNNNNNNNNNNNNNNNNNNNNNNNNNNNNNNNNNNNNNNNNNNNNANNNNNNNNNNNNNNNNNNNNNNNNNNNNNNNNNNNNNNNNNNNNNNNNNNNNNNNNNNNNNNNNNNNNNCATAATCCATATAAAACTTAACGATCAGCAGCCACTCACCAGCTTCATGTCGACTTGAGGGCCTGAGGAGCGCAAGGCAGGAAGGCTGAGGATAACACAACACAGCGAGCAGGACAGCGAGGCTTATATAGGGCTCACAGGTGAGTAACGGACGCTGCAGGCTACGTTATGAAAGGGTTCGTAGACCACACCCCGTCCCCCGCTGCTCAGAGGGCGTCCTGTCCGTCGACCAAGGACCATGAGGCGCGAAAAAAACGCAATTTTCGGGGGAAGATATGGACACTTTTGTTTCGGCCCGGAGCGTGATAACGACAGTCACGCCCGCATGACAGTGGCTCTAATTTATGGATTTGAGAGAGGAATATTGAGGATTAAATGTACNNNNNNNNNNNNNNNNNNNNNNNNNNNNNNNNNNNNNNNNNNNNNNNNNNNNNNNNNNNNNNNNNNNNNNNNNNNNNNNNNNNNNNNNNNNNNNNNNNNNNNNNNNNNNNNNNNNNNNNNNNNNNNNNNNNNNNNNNNNNNNNNNNNNNNNNNNNNNNNNNNNNNNNNNNNNNNNNNNNNNNNNNNNNNNNNNNNNNNNNNNNNNNNNNNNNNNNNNNNNNNNNNNNNNNNNNNNNNNNNNNNNNNNNNNNNNNNNNNNNNNNNNNNNNNNNNNNNNNNNNNNNNNNNNNNNNNNNNNNNNNNNNNNNNNNNNNNNNNNNNNNNNNNNNNNNNNNNNNNNNNNNNNNNNNNNNNNNNNNNNNNNNNNNNNNNNNNNNNNNNNNNNNNNNNNNNNNNNNNNNNNNNNNNNNNNNNNNNNNNNNNNNNNNNNNNNNNNNNNNNNNNNNNNNNNNNNNNNNNNNNNNNNNNNNNNNNNNNNNNNNNNNNNNNNNNNNNNNNNNNNNNNNNNNNNNNNNNNNNNNNNNNNNNNNNNNNNNNNNNNNNNNNNNNNNNNNNNNNNNNNNNNNNNNNNNNNNNNNNNNNNNNNNNNNNNNNNNNNNNNNNNNNNNNNNNNNNNNNNNNNNNNNNNNNNNNNNNNNNNNNNNNNNNNNNNNNNNNNNNNNNNNNNNNNNNNNNNNNNNNNNNNNNNNNNNNNNNNTTAGTATTTAGTTTANNNNNNNNNNNNNNNNNNNNNNNNNNNNNNNNNNNNNNNNNNNNNNNNNNNNNNNNNNNNNNNNNNNNNNNNNNNNNNNNNNNNNNNNNNNNNNNNNNNNNNNNNNNNNNNNNNNNNNNNNNNNNNNNNNATGGCCNNNNNNNNNNNNNNNNNNNNNNNNNNNNNNNNNNNNNNNNNNNNNTTCTATCTTNNNNNNNNNNNNNNNNNNNNNNNNNNNNNNNNNNNNNNNNNNNNNNNNNNNNNNNNNNNNNCACAANNNNNNNNNNNNNNNNNNNNNNNNNNNNNNNNNNNNNNNNNNNNNNNNNNNNNNNNNNNNNNNNNNNNNNNNNNNNNNNNNNNNNNNNNNNNNNNNNNNNNNNNNNNNNNNNNNNNNNNNNNNNNNNNNNNNNNNNNNNNNNNNNNNNNNNNNNNNNNNNNNNNNNNNNNNNNNNNNNNNNNNNTTCTACTCTCTCATCCACACActcctcaccaccctcacccaccTCAAAACATCAACATAACAATNNNNNNNNNNNNNNNNNNNNNNNNNNNNNNNNNNNNNNNNNNNNNNNNNNNNNNNNNNNNNNNNNNNNNNNNNNNNNNNNNNNNNNNNNNNNNNNNNNNNNNNNNNNNNNNNNNNNNNNNNNNNNNNNNNNNNNNNNNNNNNNNNNNNNNNNNNNNNNNNNNNNNNNNNNNNNNNNNNNNNNNNNNNNNNNNNNNNNNNNNNNNNNNNNNNNNNNNNNNNNNNNNNNNNNNNNNNNNNNNNNNNNNNNNNNNNNNNNNNNNNNNNNNNNNNNNNNNNNNNNNNNNNNNNNNNNNNNNNNNNNNNNNNNNNNNNNNNNNNNNNNNNNNNNNNNNNNNNNNNNNNNNNNNNNNNNNNNNNNNNNNNNNNNNNNNNNNNNNNNNNNNNNNNNNNNNNNNNNNNNNNNNNNNNNNNNNNNNNNNNNNNNNNNNNNNNNNNNNNNNNNNNNNNNNNNNNNNNNNNNNNNNNNNNNNNNNNNNNNNNNNNNNNNtctttattttataaatgtattaNNNNNNNNNNNNNNNNNNNNNNNNNNNNNNNNNNNNNNNNNNNNNNNNNNNNNNNNNNNNNNNNNNNNNNNNNNNNNNNNNNNNNNNNNNNNNNNNNNNNNNNNNNNNNNNNNNNNNNNNNNNNNNNNNNNNNNNNNNNNNNNNNNNNNNNNNNNNNNNNNNNNNNNNNNNNNNNNNNNNNNNNNNNNNNNNNNNNNNNNNNNNNNNNNNNNNNNNNNNNNNNNNNNNNNNNNNNNNNNNNNNNNNNNNNNNNNNNNNNNNNNNNNNNNNNNNNNNNNNNNGGCCAAGGGACATNNNNNNNNNNNNNNNNNNNNNNNNNNNNNNNNNNNNNNNNNNNNNNNNNNNNNNNNNNNNNNNNNNNNNNNNNNNNNNNNNNAActaaacaacaacgacaacaaattGGTGACCTCGAAGTTGTGCANNNNNNNNNNNNNNNNNNNNNNNNNNNNNNNNNNNNNNNNNNNNNNNNNNNNNNNNNNNNNNNNNNNNNNNNNNNNNNNNNNNNNNNNNNNNNNNNNNNNNNNNNNNNNNNNNNNNNNNNNNNNNNNNNNNNNNNNNNNNNNNNNNNNNNNNNNNNNNNNNNNNNNNNNNNNNNNNNNNNNNNNNNNNNNNNNNNNNNNNNNNNNNNNNNNNNNNNNNNNNNNNNNNNNNNNNNNNNNNTCTCTAAGTTTAGTCATGGCAACAACTGTTTCCTCCAGATAATTTGGCACAGTTTCCAGATGTCACCTCAACCGTTGCGCTGTCAGGANNNNNNNNNNNNNNNNNNNNNNNNNNNNNNNNNNNNNNNNNNNNNNNNNNNNNNNNNNNNNNNNNNNNNNNNNNNNNNNNNNNNNNNNNNNNNNNNNNNNNNNNNNNNNNNNNNNNNNNNNNNNNNNNNNNNNNNNNNNNNNNNNNNNNNNNNNNNNNNNNNNNNNNNNNNNNNNNNNNNNNNNNNNNNNNNNNNNNNNNNNNNNNNNNNNNNNNNNNNNNNNNNNNNNNNNNNNNNNNNNNNNNNNNNNNNNNNNNNNNNNNNNNNNNNNNNNNNNNNNNNNNNNNNNNNNNNNNNNNNNNNNNNNNNNNNNNNNNNNNNNNNNNNNNNNNNNNNNNNNNNNNNNNNNNNNNCACTGANNNNNNNNNNNNNNNNNNNNNNNNNNNNNNNNNNNNNNNNNNNNNNNNNGAACACCCGTTACCTTTTATATACAATGACCCGCTGACCATGAGATCAGCGCGGAATTTATTCACGTGGCCGCTAGGTGAGGAATCTCAGGAGCCGGAGTTAACCCACATCTTTCGTGCCTTTGTATAAAGGCCTTCCCACACGGTTGGAGGgctggttgggaaaaaaaaaactgtggtggtttgtaatttgtatttcttttattgattatttCCTTGTTGATTNNNNNNNNNNNNNNNNNNNNNNNNNNNNNNNNNNNNNNNNNNNNNNNNNNNNNNNNNNNNNNNNNNNNNNNNNNNNNNNNNNNNNNNNNNNNNNNNNNNNNNNNNNNNNNNNNNNNNNNNNNNNNNNNNNNNNNNNNNNNNNNNNNNNNNNNNNNNNNNNNNNNNNNNNNNNNNNNNNNNNNNNNNNNNNNNNNNNNNNNNNNNNNNNNNNNNNNNNNCTTTTCAATCTTTCAGCGCTTAGTGTCATTTTATTACAATGAGCTTGACCACGAAGCATTTAAAAACGCGCTAAATTACAACAGAATTAGAATAAAAGTAGCTTTTTCATATTCGCTTCATCGAGAGAGATTGGTTATCgacataataatgaatattgttaACACTGTTTTAATGATATTTGTTGTTCTTGCAGATCAAATTCAGCATATGCATGTCGGTGAAATTCNNNNNNNNNNNNNNNNNNNNNNNNNNNNNNNNNNNNNNNNNNNNNNNNNNNNNNNNNNNNNNNNNNNNNNNNNNNNNNNNNNNNNNNNNNNNNNNNNNNNNNNNNNNNNNNNNNNNNNNNNNNNNNNNNNNNNNNNNNNNNNNNNNNNNNNNNNNNNNNNNNNNNNNNNNNNNNNNNNNNNNNNNNNNNNNNNNNNNNCCGACGCACTATTACTCCACAGACATTATAAGGGACAAGGCATGAGTAATGTCAGTCGCTGGTCAGGAAATGTGAAATCTTCGGGATAAGGAGCGTGAAGAGTGAGATTTACGAAGGAACTATTTTCGCGCCATTTTCTGTGGGCGGAGCCTGGNNNNNNNNNNNNNNNNNNNNNNNNNNNNNNNNNNNNNNNNNNNNNNNNNNNNNNNNNNNNNNNNNNNNNNNNNNNNNNNNNNNNNNNNNNNNNNNNNNNNNNNNNNNNNNNNNNNNNNNNNNNNNNNNNNNNNNNNNNNNNNNNNNNNNNNNNNNNNNNNNNNNNNNNNNNNNNNNNNNNNNNNNNNNNNNNNNNNNNNNNNNNNNNNNNNNNNNNNNNNNNNNNNNNNNNNNNNNNNNNNNNNNNNNNNNNNNNNNNNNNNNNNNNNNNNNNNNNNNNNNNNNNNNNNNNNNNNNNNNNNNNNNNNNNNNNNNNNNNNNNNNNNNNNNNNNNNNNNNNNNNNNNNNNNNNNNNNNNNNNNNNNNNNNNNNNNNNNNNNNNNNNNNNNNNNNNNNNNNNNNNNNNNNNNNNNNNNNNNNNNNNNNNNNNNNNNNNNNNNNNNNNNNNNNNNNNNNNNNNNNNNNNNNNNNNNNNNNNNNNNNNNNNNNNNNNNNNNNNNNNNNNNNNNNNNNNNNNNNNNNNNNNNNNNNNNNNNNNNNNNNNNNNNNNNNNNNNNNNNNNNNNNNNNNNNNNNNNNNNNNNNNNNNNNNNNNNNNNNNNNNNNNNNNNNNNNNNNNNNNNNNNNNNNNNNNNNNNNNNNNNNNNNNNNNNNNNNNNNNNNNNNNNNNNNNNNNNNNNNNNNNNNNNNNNNNNNNNNNNNNNNNNNNNNNNNNNNNNNNNNNNNNNNNNNNNNNNNNNNNNNNNNNNNNNNNNNNNNNNNNNNNNNNNNNNNNNNNNNNNNNNNNNNNNNNNNNNNNNNNNNNNNNNNNNNNNNNNNNCCTCACTCCATACCCCCAGTAGTCACAATAGCCACGGTAGCTTCGGTAGCCTCAGTAGCAATTCGGTTTTCAACTTCCCGATGAAGAAAGGACTTGGGGATCATCCGTTGCCACAAGGTCCTGAAGAGGCACCTGAGGGAGGGAATGGGCGGGGCGGGCCATATCGGGTCTTGGGGTTGGCTGTTCCGTGTTAAGTAGGTGGGCTTGGCTTTGGGTGTGGCGTTGGGGGAATGGGAGTCTAGGTCAGTGGGTATTGACAATAGGGAACGGCAGTCATGTCTAGGGAGGAAGAGCGACGCTAGGGGGAAAAATGTTCTCAGTTCTctgaatatatttgtttatttttttcattaagaaGGTAGGGTattgttgagagaaaaaaaaagtacccaCTAAAGCATCGCCcttaatgattttaattttctaGTGTCTACGTAGGCTTATCGTTTTCTGTTCTCATTACCTCTTTCCTTATTCCTCGAAACGCAAAAACCTGTAAACTTCTCGTTGTGAAAGTCCATTCTCTCCAGTCTGCCatacagtaatattttttttgtctcagttCTTAAATCAACACTGTCCGAGTATACTCTACCTTAGTTGTTATATTTGCCCAAATAAAGTAAAGAAGGGATGAGTTTACTGTTGCATTGTGAGCAAGGATGTGTTCTGAATTCCGTTTGNNNNNNNNNNNNNNNNNNNNNNNNNNNNNNNNNNNNNNNNNNNNNNNNNNNNNNNNNNNNNNNNNNNNNNNAAAAATAACNNNNNNNNNNNNNNNNNNNNNNNNNNNNNNNNNNNNNNNNNNNNNNNNNNNNNNNNNNNNNNNNNNNNNNNNNNNNNNNNNNNNNNNNNNNNNNNNNNNNNNNNNNNNNNNNNNNNNNNNNNNNNNNNNNNNNNNNNNNNNNNNNNNNNNNNNNNNNNNNNNNNNNNNNNNNNNNNNNNNNNNNNNNNNNNNNNNNNNNNNNNNNNNNNNNNNNNNNNNNNNNNNNNNNNNNNNNNNNNNNNNNNNNNNNNNNNNNNNNNNNNNNNNNNNNNNNNNNNNNNNNNNNNNNNNNNNNNNNNNNNNNNNNNNNNNNNNNNNNNNNNNNNNNNNNNNNNNNNNNNNNNNNNNNNNNNNNNNNNNNNNNNNNNNNNNNNNNNNNNNNNNNNNNNNNNNNNNNNNNNNNNNNNNNNNNNNNNNNNNNNNNNNNNNNNNNNNNNNNNNNNNNNNNNNNNNNNNNNNNNNNNNNNNNNNNNNNNNNNNNNNNNNNNNNNNNNNNNNNNNNNNNNNNNNNNNNNNNNNNNNNNNNNNNNNNNNNNNNNNNNNNNNNNNNNNNNNNNNNNNNNNNNNNNNNNNNNNNNNNNNNNNNNNNNNNNNNNNNNNNNNNNNNNNNNNNNNNNNNNNNNNNNNNNNNNNNNNNNNNNNNNNNNNNNNNNNNNNNNNNNNNNNNNNNNNNNNNNNNNNNNNNNNNNNNNNNNNNNNNNNNNNNNNNNNNNNNNNNNNNNNNNNNNNNNNNNNNNNNNNNNNNNNNNNNNNNNNNNNNNNNNNNNNNNNNNNNNNNNNNNNNNNNNNNNNNNNNNNNNNNNNNNNNNNNNNNNNNNNNNNNNNNNNNNNNNNNNNNNNNNNNNNNNNNNNNNNNNNNNNNNNNNNNNNNNNNNNNNNNNNNNNNNNNNNNNNNATTAATAATTTGGTTCAAAGAAAGTAGCCTTTTTTCTATCCTTTGCTGACTTCTGGAATTCCAGGAATCAATGCTGAAGGAATgagttgaataatatatatatatatttttttacccgtAAGTAAAGGATGACTTATTTATTGATatgaaaatcaacaacaacaataacaNNNNNNNNNNNNNNNNNNNNNNNNNNNNNNNNNNttttttttaattcatttttttttcccattctttgtaagtatatataaacttatgttTGTGCTATAAAGCTATACTTTGTCGCTCGTCACTCCGGGTTGAGGAAGCGTCCGAAATAGTAGCTCGGGAAGTAGTGGAAGTCGTAGCCATCGGGATGTTCGGCGAAGTACTCGCGGTTGCTGCGCAGGAACACGTTGTACGGGTGGAAGACGTCACTGAGGTCTCCGTACACACCTCCGTGTCCTCCGTGCCCACCGTCGTGCCCACCGTGGTCTCCGTGGTCATCGTGCCCACCGTGGCTACCGTGGTCATCATGCCCACCGTGGTCATCGTGCCCACCGTGGCTACCGTGGTCTCCATGCCCACCATGGCTCGGGTACCCAACGACACCTCCGTAACCTGGGTATCCAGGGTATGGAGGGAAGCCATAGTAGCCATGCCCACCATTTGCACCGTGCGCTGCGTGCCCAGCATCGTGGCCTCCGTGGTCACCATGCCCTCCGTGATCGGCTTGCCCCGAACGCTGCTCTAACACGTGTTCTTCGAGTCCGTGGTCGTCCTCGTGGTCGCCGTGGCCGGCGTATCCGCCGTAGATGATGTGTCCCCCgagggggccgtggtggccgtaGTGGTTGAAGATGCTGAAGAACCAGGGGTCGGCTTTGNNNNNNNNNNNNNNNNNNNNNNNNNNNNNNNNNNNNNNNNNNNNNNNNNNNNNNNNNNNNNNNNNNNNNNNNNNNNNNNNNNNNNNNNNNNNNNNNNNNNNNNNNNNNNNNNNNNNNNNNNNNNNNNNNNNNNNNNNNNNNNNNNNAGCGCACACGACGAGGAGGCTCCTCATCGCGAGACCAAGCTGAGGAAAGAAAAGTtaatgagaaagacagaaaaaaaacccatCTGTCTGAATTTTCGAAGACTGAAGCTTTTCGTCAGTTTTTATCTTGGGATTTcgagttgaattttttttttgatctgttcttgttttttatttacaatatcaCAGGactaaaatgaaagaataagttGTTCATTGCCATAGAAATACAATATTTGGAAGGGAAAGTTAATGACGAAACAGGTATATAGTAAAACAGGTAGAACCATGCATTCATTCAGTTTCCCTTCTGAAATTAGATAGCTTTTAACAACTCTGTGATcgaagtttttgttatttttcattttcttgtttgtacAAAATCTAGAgctaaaaagtgagaaaaatagaTATTGGTTGATATAAAAATACAGTGACTGGAATACAGAAaatgaactgatttttttttcttgctgatgCAGTATCAATCAATCTTTTTGTAGGCAAATATATAGTGAATGAAGTATAAAAGTNNNNNNNNNNNNNNNNNNNNNNNNNNNNNNNNNNNNNNNNNNNNNNNNNNNNNNNNNNNNNNNNNNNNNNNNNNNNNNNNNNNNNNNNNNNNNNNNNNNNNNNNNNNNNNNNNNNNNNNNNNNNNNNNNNNNNNNNNNNNNNNNNNNNNNNNNNNNNNNNNNNNNNNNNNNNNNNNNNNNNNNNNNNNNNNNNNNNNNNNNNNNNNNNNNNNNNNNNNNNNNNNNNNNNNNNNNNNNNNNNNNNNNNNNNNNNNNNNNNNNNNNNNNNNNNNNNNNNNNNNNNNNNNNNNNNNNNNNNNNNNNNNNNNNNNNNNNNNNNNNNNNNNNNNNNNNNNNNNNNNNNNNNNNNNNNNNNNNNNNNNNNNNNNNNNNNNNNNNNNNNNNNNNNNNNNNNNNNNNNNNNNNNNNNNNNNNNNNNNNNNNNNNNNNNNNNNNNNNNNNNNNNNNNNNNNNNNNNNNNNNNNNNNNNNNNNNNNNNNNNNNNNNNNNNNNNNNNNNNNNNNNNNNNNNNNNNNNNNNNNNNNNNNNNNNNNNNNNNNNNNNNNNNNNNNNNNNNNNNNNNNNNNNN
It contains:
- the LOC119591671 gene encoding glycine-rich cell wall structural protein 1.8-like (The sequence of the model RefSeq protein was modified relative to this genomic sequence to represent the inferred CDS: added 146 bases not found in genome assembly), with translation MELGLAMRSLLVVCALALPRLSTSTPLASPAAAPLPRPAPTPNPQPDPAPVPNPQPGPGPAPDPKADPWFFSIFNHYGHHGPLGGHIIYGGYAGHGDHEDDHGLEEHVLEQRSGQADHGGHGDHGGHDAGHAAHGANGGHGYYGFPPYPGYPGYGGVVGYPSHGGHGDHGSHGGHDDHGGHDDHGSHGGHDDHGDHGGHDGGHGGHGGVYGDLSDVFHPYNVFLRSNREYFAEHPDGYDFHYFPSYYFGRFLNPE